From Daucus carota subsp. sativus chromosome 6, DH1 v3.0, whole genome shotgun sequence:
TATGTACTTGTGAAGCCGTACAAATCCATAGCTCGACCTGTAATTGCCATCAATATAAAATTGGCAAATGCTTCACTGTAGTAACAGGCCTCGTAATTTGAATCAGAGCATGCACATCAATCCAAAGGCAGATCACAAGCCACAGACCGTTGACCGTTTTCTCAGGCACGAAGTGAAGATCAAAAGCAGCAAAATACGCTACCGGTGTTGCAATGTGCCTGATCAATCCACTCTGCAATCTTCACATTCCGCAAGTTGTGGTGGAAGAACAAGAGGATGAGGTGAATGGCAATGAATGCGGCGGAGATAACATAGGTGTATGAAATGAGATAGGTGTTGTGAAATGTGGTAGCGAAAAGGAAATACAGTGCAGAAAGCGCGGAAAAGATGGAAATGGAGGAGAAGATTGAGAAATGTAAGGATGAAGTTGAGGTTGTTGATTGTGAATTTAGCAATGTTGTTGTTGCCATTAATTTGAGGATGGCTGCCTAGTGATCAGAGTGTTCTTGATCAAATGTCTCAATGGGTAATTATAGAAACGGTATGGTTGACTATGAATTTAGTTTAGTTGACTTTACAATCCTTGCCAAAGTTTatagttgcaacttgcaaggcAGCTACCATGAAGTTTCATTTGTTATTGAAAACTTTAGCCACTGCAGTATACTTTTCTTTCTGCCACATATTTTCGACACACTTTTGTTCCCTAATATATTACTACATTTCTTGTTGCCTCATAGTAATTGAAGGTTAGTGTTAGAATATACATAAACGAAAGGATAACAATAATATGGAGTAGAAGATGAATTACGTTATGTAACAGTGATGATAAACAGGTGATCTCTATCTCTTCTACCTGTTTGCAACTCATCATCATGTGTAGCTGTAATCTCTATCCACCCTATCATATCGCTATTTTTCGCAAACTTGTGATGGCCATCTCATACAATATTATATGCCATAGGATTCACATTCATAATAACTACTACTACTTAATGCATTATATTATAGTAATAGTTTGCGTTGACAAGTGACGAGaatgtttttgttgttttttccTGATAGCTTCGTTGAGTTCTTGACAGGATGGGGCTGATGTGTCAACAACCCAACCCAGATAAATTGACATCCTATATACTCattgaaattattatataaagacTAAAGACATATAAAATCCCCAACTACAAAAAAAGAGAGGAAAGAAtcaaaattttcctttttgtataaatcaaaaattgaaTTTGAATAAATCTTGAGTTTATGTGAGATTGGTGGCCTTATTTGTAGTGATCTCAGCAGCCTACCTATATAATGGGATCAGACCAAGGAGTATGCAGACATACAATATTCATCACCTTCTTCAGATATTCATCGTATAAATCCTATAATTCCTACTATATAAAAGTTTATGACAATGTCTTTGGCTATTTCCTTCTCTTCTTGTTTACCTATCAAATCCCCCCTCTCAACTTGTGCTCCAAATGAGGATGTAAGACCATTTCTCATatgtttgaatattttttttttaattttattttttttgtttgtgtgcATTACATGATTCgaattttgtgtttttgtttgcTGTTGATCTTTCTTGATCAGTGTTTATTctgatttatatgtttttgtttacATTTGAAGACAATCTGATAAAGTCATAAAACTATATCATGGGATGTCGATCAACCAGGAAAGTTTCTCGACGATCGGTCTTTTAATGTTTTAATCTTTTTCGTATGAACTGTGTTGAATCCACAGGGGTGTATGAGTGGGATATCACAAGGTAGTTTTGGATGCAGAAGGGTTGTCAATGGTAATGGGAAAGTCTTGCTGTCTGGTAAGAAATTTGAACTGAATTGCCTCAGAGACAAAGAATTGGATGTGAAAGCATCAGCGTTAGCTGATAGTGTTGCAGAACTCGAGGAAGAGTTATGCTGTGAAAGTGGTAACCGTTACTAATATCAATTACCAAAACAGACACACTTGTATACATTTTTTATGCAAGTCATACGTAATTTTCTCTTGTTGCAGGTTTGAAGATTAAAGAGCCAAGTGTATCaacattgttgatgaattttgaAGCAAAGTGTGATCCTTTTCATTCAACGAGTATACCTCTATACCAAACTGCCACTTACAAGCAGGTATGTTGAGTTCTTAGAGCATGCCCAGTCTTTGTCTATGAATCCATCTAGCCCTTTTCTGTCAAAATATTAAGCCAGAGCTTGTGATTAGGAATGTGCACACTTGATTGTATATACAAACACATAAGTTCTCATGTTTCGAGTCATTTGCATATGTTTAAATCTATTAACTGTTTGCAGCAAATGTTCATTTTACTGCAGGGATATGTCTTCAGTCTGCTACATGATATTTTATACAACTAGCGTCTCGGAAGGATCTTTCCTGCTAGTTGTATTGCATAATTTTACTTTAGCACAGGCACTGACCTTGGTTTTTGCATTCTGTTTGCAGCCTAATGCTATAGAATATGGTCCCTATGACTACACCAGAGGTGGAAATCCAACAAGGGATGCATTAGAAAGGTCTGAACATGTGTTCTCCATTTAACATCTACTATCGTTGCCATATACTCCATCTGTTAAGCTTGAATCTCTTTCTTATTTTCAGTATCCTGGCAAAGCTTGACAAGGCAGAAAGAGCACTTTGCTTCAGCAGTGGAATGGCTGCTTTGGCTACTGCGACTCATCTTGTTGGAACTGGTGCTTTTAACTCTCTTTGCCTCTATTATCAAAGTTGTGCATATCCAATAGTAGTACTTCTTAAAACCTGTGGCTGAAATTCTGAATATAACATTGTGATGTAGCTATTACCTTATGTCTATTGTAGCATACCTTGTGAACGGTTTATTTATGAGCTAGACAGTTGTGCAGCAACAAGCTTTAATTTTAAACACTTTTGTGACTGATATGATTAACAAAATTGTCATAATAGGTGAAATTGTTGCTGGAAATGATATGTACGGGGGTTCTGATAGATTGttgtcagaagtcataccaaaAACTGGAGCCTCGGTgaagtaaataatttttttattttttttagtggaACAGAGTTAATTCGATCTGTGTTTTGATACAGCTCTAAGCTTGAAAGGCTTAAATAAGTGTGGTTGCAATGTGCAGAAGAGTTGACACCACTGATCTAGATGAGGTTGCATCTGCAGTCGGACCCAATACTAAACTCGTGTGGATTGAGAGTCCAACAAATCCCAGACAACAAATATCTGATATCCGTGTAAGTACTACTAGTTTTACATGTTAAACCTTGGAGTTGTTAATACATTCATAAATATTGCATTTGGAAATTCAAAGGTGCTCGAATGCATGCACGGTGATGGTTTTGAGAAATATATGTACTGAATAGAACTCTGGCACTCTAATAAATTTCAGACTATTGTTACCATTTTCAGAAAATTGCAGAGATAGCTCATTCTCATGGTGCCCTCCTGATGGTGGACAACAGCATGATGTCTCCTGTACTGGCACAACCCTTGGAACTGGGAGcaggttttaaaaaatttctatgTTCTAAATGCATTATTCTGTTTAAATCACCTTACATGATTTTTTGCTAACTTGTTGTGGAACGTCCGCTGTTTGCAGACATTGTAATGCACTCAGCAACTAAGTTTGTTTCTGGGCACAGTGATGTCATGGCGGGTGTGCTAGCAGTCAAAGATGAAAGGTTTTCCATAATATGTAAACTTGATCGTGACAGTTACTGTTTAAATCAATCATTGCAATCAACATTACtgccaaataaataaatctaaatatgAAGATCTGATATACAATAGTTTTGCAACAGACATGGGTTCAGGCTAAAAATAAAGGTTTTCGTGTTACTGGAAGATTGTTATCAGTATCTGCACTAGTATGTATTTATAATTGTGAGATCACATCTGTAGGTTGGGCAAGAAACTGTATTTTCTGCAAAATGCAGAAGGTGCTGGTTTAGCGCCGTTTGACTGTTGGATATGCTTACGAGCCATTAAGACAATGGCACTGCGCGTTGAAAAACAACAGGTAcattaaattatgaaatatgtTACTTGAACTCAGGTAAGGAGTAGCGAATATGGCGTGTAGAGGGGTCAGATCATTGGAGACACTAAACCCCTTCCTATTTTGGACACAACACCCTATCCTAATTTTTTGACAAGGGTACAAccatataactttgttaaagaCATGGCAAGTTGGgcgttttcttttcttcttctcttcttttgtcTCATTTCTCCTTTGCTTCTTGCATTCTTTGTTCGTCTCATATGTGATCATTTTGTTGGTCAAAGCGTCCACATTCTTTTAAAGAATCCGAAAACAAATAAGTGTCGTGTCTGAGTGAATATAGTACATGATTAAAAGCAAAGAGCCCGAGAGCCTACCATCACCATCTCGCTTGACAATTTCTCAATTACTTACATGAGTCACATGTTTGGCAGGAGAATGCTCAAATAATTGCAGAATTTCTCTCCTCCCATCCCCGCGTTAAGAAGGTTCACTATGCTGGTCTTCCTAGCCATCCCGGATACTCATTACACCATTCACAGGTATCAAGAGCTTTCAAAACACCATGTAATAGTTATGTGAATAGTTTACCCCTTCATTTTCCTCTATAACATAGAACCCTGTGATGAAATACTTCCTGCAGGCCCAGGGGGCGGGATCTGTGCTCAGCTTCGAGACTGGATCGGTTGCACTCTCCAGACACGTAACTGAAAATACAAAGTATTTCAGCATTACTGTCAGTTTTGGTAATTATGTTTTTTGTCGGAGATccctatataatataactagCCTATCAGGATCGTATTATATTCTAACCGGCGGATGTTTGTTTAACATGAATATTTCCTACTTGCAGGAAGTGTCAAGTCCCTGATAAGCATGCCGTGCTATATGTCACACTCAATTATACCCGCTGCAGTACGAGAAGCTAGAGGTCTAACCCAGGATCTGGTCCGTATATCTGCAGGAATTGAGGATGTAAACGATTTGATCGCGGATCTCAGTGGCGGACCCAGTAATTTTTCTTAGTGGGTTCCTGGTTTTAccttattaatataaataataaatatttatttaaatattaatatttaaatttttgatattaatattaaatgttaatttaaaaaacacCGGAaactaaaaagtatatatttagacaaatatcttaataaatacaagattttaaattatttcgaataCCAATCGCCCAATAGTTAATAAGAAATCTGAATTATTGAGGTAAATTATgagtttgataaatattttagtgGGTTCctgctaaattttaaattaatttttaaccgaaatttactttataattaCACTTTGGCGGGAAGTTGAGTGGGTGCCCGGGAACCCATAGCCAAGGCTATGGGTCCGCCCCTGGCGGATCTTGATCATGCACTTAGCACCGGACCTGTGTAGCTTTCAGGAATTGGACTTCTTGTGGTTTACtttgaaatttgaatggaatCGTGTGGCTGTTTAATAGCGGGTATAGTGTTATTtgtatatgtgaaaatatatcatatttcaaatttaaaattttcaataatataatttgatgtgTCATtctatattttcaattttatgttagtttttgtatattatgaatttcaaataaaatctaagttcaatttttttatttattcaaatttaggattttaaatgaaatttaaattctCTTCCACTCGTAATGGATTTCAGGAGCAAGGATATTAGGATATACTGCACTATGCCCTCAATCTTTCGGTCATTTGTCACTTATTACACGTAGTTTAGTTCATGACAATAATGAAAAGTTTTCAATTTTCTGTTGCGATATTTTTCACAACCCCATCCACTTCTTGTCAGTAAAGATGAAAAAGCTAACTTCAGAGAGATAATTTTTCTGATTAACGCCTTCTCTAAAAGTAGCATCTCAACAACTACTAAACATAAATCGGCACAACAGTTCGATTCTCTATGAATGTAGCTAAAATCCATATAGTCATGTGGAGCACTTCGACGGAAGTAAATTTGATTGATGAAGCTCAAATATCGACAGATAACTTCCCCCGATCTCAGAAGTTTAATAGACTGTTAAAAAGCTAATTATAGTTTATACAAAACCTTAAATCAGTGACGTCACCAGAAACAAAGGGTGAACCAGTACTTGAAAAGAACTGAAAGAATACAGTTCattctatatataatttgaaatagacGACACCAAAAGTACAAAAGAATTTGTGTCACAATTAGCCCATAATTTCCCTCAACTTCAAACAATTTTACAATACTAGAACTTACACGACACCATTCAGGCATTCACACTCACGGGAGCAATATAAACTGGCTAATGACATAACTTTCTATTCCATATAGATCATAAGCAAAGGCATCAAATTTagtattacaaaatattttaacttCATGCTGCAGAACAAGGTTGCCTGTGAATCTCTACAAATCTTGTTCAAACTATTATAACCTAAAATCTAATTCCATTCTCCATGAACAGGTTATTTTTCAACAGCTTGTAGTCAATCAAAAACTTCTAAAAGTTCAGAACCACCAATCTCCCCACTTCTGCAAAGCTGTACACAAAAAGGCTGCTCCCTACAAATTTTCAGTTGAATCTGCATATTAAGAGATAGCAGATACCAATGAAAATCATAGAATCATATAATAAAGTTAAAAAGGTAGACACAAACATCATTGTGCAGACAAATTTGCATGAAGCTCGAGGTGGGGGAAAAATAGTTATATACATTCTAtgattttcatttaaaatcaagtccagatttaaaattttaaatatcctcaaaaattaaaattaatcttcAAAATAACTATTAATATTTTGCACATAAACATGCATGCAAAGTTATATGAAATCTATATTTCAAAATCGCGGCTAATGGTATGAAGAGACGACAAGACCAGACAAGGCTTTCTCAGTGTGAAAATGTACCCTTAGAGATATTCCAATTAATCACTGCCAAAGTCTTCATAGCTCAAGCCTTCTGATATAGTGTCCAACCTCTTCATATCTTCTGACCAACCAGAAATGGATATAAATTAAATCCACTTCTCAAATGCATGCTTAGTGCAAGAGATTTGTCATCTCATGAATACCTTTGAGCCCTAAGTATGATGACTTCGAAAAGCAATAAACCTTACCTTGATGTTCTGTCCTGCCGTTGGGATCCAAAAAGTTGTCTCCATCAGTTGCCAGAAAGGGTGACCTGGAAAAGTTCTCTAATATATCTGACattcaagataaataaaataattttagggCATTCGATCCATAAGATTTTACTAACTCGCAACTATAAGACAAAAAAGAGAGTAAGATCACCATTATTTGAGAAATCAGCAGTCAAGTCTGACAGACTGAAATTTCTAGGAATTTGGCCTAGAAATCCAAATGAGGACGTGTCAGGATCCAAGATCGTCTCACTTGGCTGTTGGGGGTTGGACTCTACACCTCCAAAAGATGGAATAGATGGATCCACCATTGCAGAACGTGCTTCCAAGACATTGCCATTAGCACCATAAATGAACTGGGAAGAGCCTGCATATCCAGCTTCTGTTTTCATCATTCCACCATTCACTGTTGGAACCATTCCCAAGTTTGAGTTCTGAGCGAAAAGCATGTTTGGAGGGACATCTAGTCTTCTAGCATGGATGGACATATCGACTGAAGGTTGCATGCACGGATGAAGTGATGACATGCCATTACCAAAGGCATTAGATAAGTTGGAGCCAATAGACTGATGCAAGAGCTCTTGCTTCATGTCAGCACCTGTTTGCTCTGGGCCAAAGCATGCCGCATTTTGGTGCACTGCCAGCAAGAATCAATCAGACCTTGAGTATTCGAAAACTAAAAGTATGCAACATCAGGGCACAGAATAATAAAAAACTtcccaaaataaaaaattaaatttgcacCAAGTAGCAACAAATTGACCGTCATAAATATGTAACGAGAAGACGAGTAGATCAATATGACGTGTGGGCTGCATGTTTGTTGCTCAATTTGGAGAACAAAAGATTTATACTGCTGGCACATGAAATACATCAGACAAGAAGTGGTCAAATATCATCTAAGAAGCGTCTCTGACATTATGGATAGTACCACCAATTACGAAGCATAAAGCATATACAAATTACTACCTTACGCTAGCCCAATATGTCATTCAGTGCATATAGTTCAAAATTGCCTAGTACCACATTTAATAATTCAACTTTTGCACTTCTCTCATCTGATCGATTAAGGAGCAGTATAACAACTAAGAGCGTGTTTTGCCTCGGCTTTTATGCCTGGGCTTTAAGCCATtcgactttaagctgaaaaatatttgtttgtgtaCATAAGCtagaagtcggcttaaagttaaaaataagcCGAAAACCGACTTAAAGTCAGGAGTTGGTAGGTTGTactattttgattaatttattttattactataataattaaataaaagtcGATTTCAATACTAAATTAAtaatctctcaaatttatttttgttattatatttttagttacTCATAAGTCACCTATGATATAAAATTACCCAAATAGACAATTTAAGCTGAGCACTTATCACATTAAGTCACTATAAGCCACAAGTCATTATTTTAAGCCTACCCAAATGGGTCATAAGTAATTTAAAGACAAGTTACTTTCATGGTATTTATGgtatttatttaataactttTTACTATTTATGATATTCTATCACATTTCTTTAACCAATTGCGGCAGCTTATATTTTTCCCAGTAATGACTATATCAGCTTTCTCCAGATCACTGttcatataataatattgaCCTCAAAACTGACGTAGAAGTGGGCAGGTATTGCAGGACAAGTCTATACCAGATTCAGTAACATTAAGAACAGTATGCAATAGTAGCAAATATCAGATTAGTTGAACATCTTGAAATAACCACAGAATTCTTTTATTTACTCATGTGAGTTACTAAATTTCCAGCTAACTATTAACATTACAACCAGCATCATTACTGCGTCAAAAACGCGTAAATAAAAAGTGGAAATATCATGTCTAATTTGTCTTCAACAATGCATCAAGGCTAAAGTAGATCATATCAGAGTTCTTAGAAGCACTTAATGAGCTGATGAGCAGATCAATATGATGTGTGGGGCTGCATGTTTGTTGGTCGAAATGGTGAACAAAAGGATTGACTGGGgcacatatacatatatctcAGAGAAATGATTCAGTATCATCTACAAGCATCTCTGAGATTATGGATAGTACCGCTAATTGCGAAGCATCAAGCATATACAAATTACTACGTTCTGTTTGCCTCATATGCCATCCAGTGCATGTAGGTTATAATTGCCTAGTACCACATGTATGATTCAAGTTTTGAACTTCTCTCATCTGAACAGTATAACAACCAAGTAAATTGACGACAAATTTTCTCTCCATATACATTAGAGTCAACAAGAAATCACAGttgggattttaataaattcttaCTATCTATGGCACTCTACATGGCTTTGACCAATTGTGGCAACTTATATATTTGCCAGTACAGACTAAATCAGAATTCTACAGATCActgtttatataatttatcttGACCTCAAAAGTGACATAAAAGTGGGTAGGTATTGCAGGAGAAGTCTATACCAGATTCAGAAAAGTAAAAACCAGTAAGCAAGTAGCAGCCACATATCATATTAAttgaacaaaaataaaatagacatggaaatTTTTTCAATTACTTATATGGATGTTACAGAATTTCAAGCTAACCATTAATATTGCAACCTGCATcattattcagagaaaaaacaGTATTAAAAAGTGCAAATAGCATGTCTGATTTAATCTTCAGTAATGCATCAAGGCTAAAGTAGATCATATCAACGTTCTTAGAAGCACTTGCTTGGGTGGATGCCTACTCCTAGTACACTGATACAATGGCCCATTTCCTTGAAAGTCTCATTTACTTGTCCTTTCATATCTAAGGCCCAGTATGGTAACTAGTGCCTAGTGGCCTGAAGTATTGCCAACTTTAGCTGCAAAACTACATGGCATACATTCTAATTGCCCCAAAATCTACATGGTAATACTTTTTATCAAAAAGACACTTCATATATAGAGGACAGGGaacatttaataataaaattagtagaCGAATATAGTGCACAAAACTGATTAAGCTCCATAAATTGAAGATGTTTAGAAACTAACTTACTTTGTTGGATATGGGATCCATTTGATATAGGAAGCGGAGCAGCTCCAATTGGGCGTATCTGATGCATTAGCTCAGCCTGTTTTTCAAGCAATTTGTTGAATTCTATTATTTGTTCTTTTACCACCAGTCTCAGATGATATGCCTCAAAAAATTCCTGATtctcttcttcaagcttttgccaGACTggtgaaataatatataacgtTAGATGCAATAATTGTGTTTCTACatatcaaattaatataaagTACTCTTATAAAtgtgtttattatttattataaagttTAAAACTTTATCCATACTTCTTCTTTCATTGATTTCCACTATGCCACTGCACACATATAAGTTGACTTAAATGAATCTAAATTTCAATACACATTTCTCGAGCCAAGTTTTTTGCATTAAAAACTCAATAACATgtttattttctattattattattattattattattattattattattattattattattattattattattattattattattattaaatgattATAAAGCAGAAGGACACGTTGATAGAACCATAAAATCATACAAGATCATCCACCAAGAGGTGATAAGAAACCATCTCACTGACATGTTCACCATCTGGCAACTCATAAGTACTAAGTGTAAGTTCAATCTATACCCAATAGCACATAACTGTTAAGTCATAAACCTATAATTAAGGATCTGAACCAAACTCCCTTAACTAGTTTTAGAAGGAAAGTTGACCACTTAATCAATCTGATGACATTTAGACTATGTCTGAAATAGATAAAAAGTGTACATGCTTTAGAACCATTGTACTAAAGGAAGTTGCTGGAAATTCAGCTGAGGACAAGGGGAAAAGAGAAGAATATGTGACTTTCATATTATTGCAAACTACTCGAGCAAAAGCACATAAACAGGAAAAGAATTATTATGCCCATCCCCATTCTCTCTGTTGTTCTATTTGTCGAGTAAAGTCATTTAATA
This genomic window contains:
- the LOC135147136 gene encoding cystathionine beta-lyase, chloroplastic-like isoform X3; this translates as MSQWVIIETGCMSGISQGSFGCRRVVNGNGKVLLSGKKFELNCLRDKELDVKASALADSVAELEEELCCESGLKIKEPSVSTLLMNFEAKCDPFHSTSIPLYQTATYKQPNAIEYGPYDYTRGGNPTRDALESILAKLDKAERALCFSSGMAALATATHLVGTGEIVAGNDMYGGSDRLLSEVIPKTGASVKRVDTTDLDEVASAVGPNTKLVWIESPTNPRQQISDIRKIAEIAHSHGALLMVDNSMMSPVLAQPLELGADIVMHSATKFVSGHSDVMAGVLAVKDERLGKKLYFLQNAEGAGLAPFDCWICLRAIKTMALRVEKQQENAQIIAEFLSSHPRVKKVHYAGLPSHPGYSLHHSQAQGAGSVLSFETGSVALSRHVTENTKYFSITVSFGSVKSLISMPCYMSHSIIPAAVREARGLTQDLVRISAGIEDVNDLIADLDHALSTGPV
- the LOC135147136 gene encoding cystathionine beta-lyase, chloroplastic-like isoform X1 → MTMSLAISFSSCLPIKSPLSTCAPNEDGCMSGISQGSFGCRRVVNGNGKVLLSGKKFELNCLRDKELDVKASALADSVAELEEELCCESGLKIKEPSVSTLLMNFEAKCDPFHSTSIPLYQTATYKQPNAIEYGPYDYTRGGNPTRDALESILAKLDKAERALCFSSGMAALATATHLVGTGEIVAGNDMYGGSDRLLSEVIPKTGASVKRVDTTDLDEVASAVGPNTKLVWIESPTNPRQQISDIRKIAEIAHSHGALLMVDNSMMSPVLAQPLELGADIVMHSATKFVSGHSDVMAGVLAVKDERLGKKLYFLQNAEGAGLAPFDCWICLRAIKTMALRVEKQQENAQIIAEFLSSHPRVKKVHYAGLPSHPGYSLHHSQAQGAGSVLSFETGSVALSRHVTENTKYFSITVSFGSVKSLISMPCYMSHSIIPAAVREARGLTQDLVRISAGIEDVNDLIADLDHALSTGPV
- the LOC135147137 gene encoding uncharacterized protein LOC135147137 isoform X2 yields the protein MSSGDIRKVSRQDIQLVQNLIERCLQLYMSQKEVVGTLLQQAKIEPGFTELVWQKLEEENQEFFEAYHLRLVVKEQIIEFNKLLEKQAELMHQIRPIGAAPLPISNGSHIQQMHQNAACFGPEQTGADMKQELLHQSIGSNLSNAFGNGMSSLHPCMQPSVDMSIHARRLDVPPNMLFAQNSNLGMVPTVNGGMMKTEAGYAGSSQFIYGANGNVLEARSAMVDPSIPSFGGVESNPQQPSETILDPDTSSFGFLGQIPRNFSLSDLTADFSNNDILENFSRSPFLATDGDNFLDPNGRTEHQDMKRLDTISEGLSYEDFGSD
- the LOC135147137 gene encoding uncharacterized protein LOC135147137 isoform X3, which codes for MSSGDIRKVSRQDIQLVQNLIERCLQLYMSQKEVVGTLLQQAKIEPGFTELVWQKLEEENQEFFEAYHLRLVVKEQIIEFNKLLEKQAELMHQIRPIGAAPLPISNGSHIQQMHQNAACFGPEQTGADMKQELLHQSIGSNLSNAFGNGMSSLHPCMQPSVDMSIHARRLDVPPNMLFAQNSNLGMVPTVNGGMMKTEAGYAGSSQFIYGANGNVLEARSAMVDPSIPSFGGVESNPQQPSETILDPDTSSFGFLGQIPRNFSLSDLTADFSNNDILENFSRSPFLATDGDNFLDPNGRTEHQDSTENL
- the LOC135147137 gene encoding uncharacterized protein LOC135147137 isoform X1; this translates as MSSGDIRKVSRQDIQLVQNLIERCLQLYMSQKEVVGTLLQQAKIEPGFTELVWQKLEEENQEFFEAYHLRLVVKEQIIEFNKLLEKQAELMHQIRPIGAAPLPISNGSHIQQMHQNAACFGPEQTGADMKQELLHQSIGSNLSNAFGNGMSSLHPCMQPSVDMSIHARRLDVPPNMLFAQNSNLGMVPTVNGGMMKTEAGYAGSSQFIYGANGNVLEARSAMVDPSIPSFGGVESNPQQPSETILDPDTSSFGFLGQIPRNFSLSDLTADFSNNDILENFSRSPFLATDGDNFLDPNGRTEHQEDMKRLDTISEGLSYEDFGSD
- the LOC135147136 gene encoding cystathionine beta-lyase, chloroplastic-like isoform X2, with product MTMSLAISFSSCLPIKSPLSTCAPNEDGCMSGISQGSFGCRRVVNGNGKVLLSGKKFELNCLRDKELDVKASALADSVAELEEELCCESGLKIKEPSVSTLLMNFEAKCDPFHSTSIPLYQTATYKQPNAIEYGPYDYTRGGNPTRDALESILAKLDKAERALCFSSGMAALATATHLVGTGEIVAGNDMYGGSDRLLSEVIPKTGASVKRVDTTDLDEVASAVGPNTKLVWIESPTNPRQQISDIRKIAEIAHSHGALLMVDNSMMSPVLAQPLELGADIVMHSATKFVSGHSDVMAGVLAVKDERLGKKLYFLQNAEGAGLAPFDCWICLRAIKTMALRVEKQQENAQIIAEFLSSHPRVKKVHYAGLPSHPGYSLHHSQAQGAGSVLSFETGSVALSRHVTENTKYFSITVSFGSVKSLISMPCYMSHSIIPAAVREARGLTQDLVRISAGIEDVNDLIADLSGGPSNFS